A genomic stretch from Asterias rubens chromosome 19, eAstRub1.3, whole genome shotgun sequence includes:
- the LOC117303179 gene encoding putative RNA polymerase II subunit B1 CTD phosphatase RPAP2, with the protein MSTNKSSQSAGGAARSEEEETKRRAMLEEQVQMRLAIDNKALQIVERLLDNPITEDFLVDCSKFIITQHYKDAVEERSILKQCGYPLCQRSLSDVPNQKYHISRKTNKVYDITERKNFCRQFCYKASKFYEAQLSDSPLWARDLEGPLDLKLLTEDMETDSEVADLIAKDHVLLTERIQTEDIDSLGIGKIDKPLKEEAIGLLADDLSSMTFAGTRRRERLQELDEISGSDTTSQDEPRTVVNLIDESGEDDLKDGTEFTEGSKKEIVKESESHTKQNPEVDIQTAKTSNQAESSPKMTQGESKKKTKKKSKKIHQNVVKEISLLDVVGKAVMEWTTAATLDFIHGCNPSDQENPTSQEPESMACGKAPATSDPTCPSATSDPTCSPVTSDLTGPPVKPLPGMERLKEETQNYDLRVQEFYYGQSVEVKKEKKKSGGVQEKDEVDRKIRLPLVDSKSQMAIRRRIVNDRLKREYYEILAPMRLSLRDIASDIQGLLCTFHLGSHNITFKPASWTMLAILLLTM; encoded by the exons ATGTCTACTAACAAGTCTAGTCAGTCTGCGGGGGGAGCAGCACGTAGTGAGGAGGAAGAAACGAAAAG GAGAGCTATGCTGGAAGAGCAAGTTCAGATGCGATTAGCGATTGACAACAAGGCTTTGCAGATTGTAGAAAGACTTCTTGATAACCCAATCACCGAGGATTTCCTTGTGGATTGT tccaAGTTTATAATAACGCAACACTATAAAGATGCCGTGGAGGAAAGGTCAATTCTGAAGCAATGTGGTTACCCtttgtgtcaaaggtcactttCTGATGTTCCTAATCAGAAATATCACATcagcagaaaaacaaacaaagtgtaTGACATCACAGAGAGGAAG AATTTCTGCAGACAGTTTTGCTACAAAGCATCCAAGTTCTACGAAGCTCAGTTATCTGATTCGCCGCTATGGGCAAGAGATTTAGAAGG ACCACTAGATCTGAAACTCCTCACTGAGGACATGGAGACAGATTCTGAAGTTGCTGATCTCATTGCCAAGGACCATGTACTTCTTACAGAAAGAATCCAAACCGAAGACATTGATTCTTTAGGAATCGGCAAGATAGATAAACCTCTCAAGGAGGAGGCGATTGGGCTCCTTGCTGATGACCTCTCTAGTATGACCTTTGCTGGGACCAGGAGAAGAGAACGACTCCAAGAACTGGATGAGATTAGCGGATCTGATACAACGTCTCAGGATGAACCAAGAACAGTTGTAAATCTTATTGATGAATCTGGTGAGGATGATTTGAAAGATGGAACTGAATTCACTGAAGGATCTAAGAAGGAGATAGTTAAAGAGAGTGAATCTCACACCAAGCAAAATCCTGAGGTGGATATCCAAACAGCAAAGACAAGCAACCAGGCAGAAAGCTCTCCCAAGATGACACAAGGAGAatccaaaaagaaaacaaagaaaaagtcGAAGAAGATCCATCAAAATGTGGTGAAAGAAATATCTTTACTGGATGTTGTGGGTAAAGCAGTGATGGAATGGACAACTGCCGCAACACTTGATTTTATTCATGGATGTAATCCATCGGACCAAGAAAACCCTACAAGCCAAGAGCCAGAGAGTATGGCTTGTGGTAAAGCTCCTGCAACCTCTGACCCTACTTGCCCTTCTGCAACCTCTGACCCTACTTGCTCTCCTGTAACCTCTGACCTTACTGGTCCTCCAGTTAAACCTCTGCCTGGTATGGAACGCTTAAAAGAAGAAACACAAAACTATGACTTGAGAGTGCAGGAGTTTTATTACGGACAGTCTGTTGAAGTCaagaaagagaagaagaaaagtGGAGGCGTACAAGAG AAGGATGAGGTAGATCGTAAAATCAGGTTGCCTCTGGTCGATTCCAAATCTCAGATGGCAATTCGAAGAAGGATCGTCAATGACAGGCTCAAACGAGA